Proteins from one Choloepus didactylus isolate mChoDid1 chromosome 4, mChoDid1.pri, whole genome shotgun sequence genomic window:
- the LOC119533416 gene encoding olfactory receptor 4K15-like — protein MKEANVSVVTEFIFRGLCNSKELQTFLLLPFSILYLMTTVGSFLFVLLIMTDSHLHSPMCFLLANLSFVDFCLSSVTTPKLTTDYLKANKTISFGGCMSQVLCVHFFAGGEMVLLVTMAYDHYVAICKPLHFSSIMNRRKCIWLVLIPWIIGFGHAIRLLAMILDLSFCGPRVVDSFFCDIPLVIKLACMDTHTLVMLINADSGFLATTCFILLLISYTYILLTVRLHSKDGASNALSTCTSHISVVVLFFGPCIFIYLWPLSITVSCCVLYSDHTSPEPSHLHTEK, from the coding sequence atgaaagaagcaaatGTATCTGTGGTGACTGAGTTTATTTTTCGTGGACTTTGTAATTCAAAGGAGCTCCAGACCTTCCTCTTACTGCCGTTTTCTATACTCTACCTGATGACCACTGTAGGCAGCTTTCTTTTCGTGCTCTTAATCATGACTGACTCCCATCTCCATTCCCCCATGTGTTTCCTCTTAGCCAATCTCTCCTTTGTTGACTTTTGTCTTTCCTCAGTCACCACTCCTAAACTTACCACAGACTATCTAAAGGCTAATAAAACCATCTCTTTTGGCGGCTGCATGAGCCAGGTCCTCTGTGTGCATTTCTTTGCAGGAGGTGAGATGGTGCTGCTTGTGACAATGGCCTATGACCATTATGTGGCCATATGCAAACCACTCCATTTCTCCAGCATCATGAACAGAAGAAAGTGCATCTGGCTAGTTTTAATACCATGGATCATTGGCTTTGGTCATGCCATAAGACTACTGGCTATGATTTTGGATCTGTCTTTCTGTGGACCCAGAGTGGTGGACAGCTTTTTCTGTGATATCCCTTTGGTGATCAAACTAGCCTGCATGGATACTCACACTCTGGTAATGTTGATAAATGCTGACAGTGGGTTCTTGGCCACAACCTGCTTCATTCTCTTGCTGATCTCCTACACCTATATCCTACTAACTGTGCGCCTTCACTCTAAGGACGGGGCATCAAATGCTCTCTCCACCTGCACTTCCCATATCTCTGTGGTGGTGCTGTTCTTTGGTCCCTGCATTTTCATCTATCTGTGGCCACTCAGCATCACAGTTTCTTGCTGTGTTTTATACAGTGATCACACCTCTCCTGAACCCAGCCATTTACACACTGAGAAATAA